The sequence CGACGCTGTACGTGCTCGGCCCGGCCCTCGGCCCCCGCCCCGCCCCGCGCCGCCTGACCTGGCTGGGCGTGGTGGTGGCGACCTGGGCGTTGCTGGTGGTCCTGGCGCCGAGCTTCGCCTGGTGCGCCGTGCCCCTCTTCTACACCGGCCTGCGCACCCTCCCGCCGCGCGCCGCGATCCCGCTGGTGGCGCTGCTGACGGCGCTGGCGGTGGCGGCCCAGCTGAGCCTCGCGGGCTGGCCGGACCCCAACGTCCTGCTCGCGCCCCCGGCCGTGGCCGCCGTGGCCACCACCGTCCACGTCGTCATGCAGCGCCAGTCGGCCCGCCGTGACGCCCTCATCACCGACCTGGTCCGCACCCGCCGCGAACTCGCCGCCACCGAGCGTCGCGAGGGCACCCTCGCCGAACGCGAACGGCTGGCCCGCGAGATCCACGACACCCTCGCCCAGGGCCTGTCCAGCCAGCGGATGCTCCTGCAGGCCGCGGACCGCCTGTGGGACAGCGCCCCGGACACGGCCCGCGACCACGTCCGTTCGGCGGCGGCCATCGCCGAACGCAGCCTCGCCGAGGCCCGCCGCTTCGTCCACGACCTGACCCCCGCCGACCTCGCCGAGGGCGGCGGCCTGCTCCAGGCCCTGCACACGATCGCCGAACGCGAGACGACGACCACCCTCACCGTCCGCGTCCACACCGAGGGCACCCCGCCGGCCGCCCTGCCCGCCTCCGTCGAGTCGGCCCTGCTGCGCATCGCCCAGGGTGCCCTGGCCAACGTCCGCGAACACGCGGCCGCCACGACGGCGACCCTGACCCTGACCTGCCTGGACGACCAGATCGTCCTGGACGTGACCGACGACGGACGCGGCTTCGACCCCGCCACGGCCCCGGCAGCCGGGGAACGCGGCCACGGCCTCCCCGCCATCCGCGCCCGCCTGCGCCAGCTGGGCGGCACCCTGACCATCGAGTCGGCGCCGGGCGAGGGCACGGCCCTGTCGGCCGCGATCCCGCTGGAGCCCAGATGACCGGCACGACCGGTGGCAACCCCGTGCGCATCCTGGTCTGCGACGACCACGCCGTCGTACGCGCCGGACTGCTGGCCCTCCTGCACAGCGCTCCGGACATCGAGGTCGTCGGCGAGGCCGGCAGCGGGGAAGAGGCGCTGGCGCTGGCCCGCAGGACGAGGCCGGACGTCGTCCTGATGGACCTCCAACTGGGCAGCGGCATGGACGGTGCGGAGACCACCCGCCGGCTGCGAGCCCTCGCCCCGGCCCCGTACGTGCTGGTCCTGACGACCTACGACACCGACGCGGACGTCACCCGCGCGATCGAGGCCGGAGCCACCGGCTATCTGCTGAAGGCGGAGCGCGCCGAGGACCTCTTCACCGCGATCCACGCCTCCGCCCAGGGCCGGCCCGCCCTCTCACCCCCGGTCGCCGACCGCGTCCTGGCCCGCCTGCGCAGTCCCCGCCCCGCCCTCACCCCCCGCGAACGCGAGATCCTCGCCCATCTCTCCCAGGGGCTGTCCAACCACGCCATCGCCCGCGCCCTGTACATCAGCGAGGCCACGGTCAAGACTCACCTGCGTCGCATCTACGACAAACTCGGCGTGGACACGCGGGCGGGCGCCGTGGCGGTGGCGAAGGAGCAGCGGCTGCTGCCCTGACACGCCCACCGCTGCCGCCCCTGCTCCGGGCCTCAGCCGAACAGGTTCCGTACCCGGATCGTCTCGACGCGTCGCCAGATGCCGCCGGGCAGCAGGAGCCAGTCGCCGGCCGTGCCACGGGCACTCGACCGCGGCGGACCGCCCGTCGCCCGCGGTGCCGGGACCCGCGTCGTGCCGCGTGCCGGCTGCCGGTCGCGGCCGTGGGAGCGTCCCGTCCGTCGCCGGGCTCGGGCGCGCCTGCTCACGGCCCCTCCCACGGGCGGCGTACCCGGGTGTTCGCAACCCGGGCGGTAAGCCGCCGTGCGTCGCCCGTTGGCGCATGCATGATCACTCACTCCTCGACCGTCCTCGCCTTCCTCAACCATGTACCCCGAAAACGCTTGCGCGAGATGGGGCCGGAAGGGACCGCACACCCAGGTGATCCGACGGTATCGCCGCCGAGGCCCGGCCGCCGTCCGTCATGCCCGCGGAGGCTCATCGGTGGCGGGGCGGCCAGGCCTCGCGCAGCGTGGAGACGAGGGGGCGACCGGTCGGGCGGCGGGAGAGCCGCGGGAGAGGTGGGACACATGGACAGGGACGTCGCCATGCCGAGGATCGTGGTCGGTGTCGACGGGTCGCCGTCCTCGTACGCGGCGCTGCGCTGGGCCGTGCGCTACGCCGGACTCGTCGGTGGCAGCGTGGACGCGGTCGTCGCATGGGAACTGCCGGGCCTGCAGGGCTGGTCGGGGCCCGCCGTGGACATGGACGTCGACGAGGACGACGCCCGGGAGCGGATGCGCCAGGAGCTGGCCGACGTGCTGGGCGAGGGCACGGCCCGGTCGGTCACCACACACGTGGTGCACGGTAACCCGGCCGACGTCCTGCTGCGTGCCGCCGAGGGAGCCGAGGTCCTGGTCGTCGGCAGCCGGGGCAGGGGCGGCTTCACCCGCGCCCTGCTCGGTTCCACCAGCCAGCACGTCTCCCAGCACGCGAGCTGCCCGGTCGTGATCGTCCGCGCCGATCACACGTGAGCCGTCCGACCCCGTCGGGCCGTGCCGTCCGTCGCCCGCGTGCGGCAGCCGATCCCACCTGCGATCTCACCTGCGATCGGACCTGCCGAAGGCCGTCCCGCAGGACGAAGCCGGCATCGCCGAGGAGATCCGTGGCGATACCTTCGTGACAGTCTTCGGCACCCACTCGGCGGCGGTGCGCATCGAGGTGCACGATGGTGTCGTGACGCTTACGGGCCGGGTCCGCGAAACGGCCCCGGTGCCGCTCGCCGTCCGCCCCGCGCGAGCCGTGGCCGGCGCGACGGACGTGCGGCGCGCACCGCCCGGTCCGCCTCGTCACCCGGACCTTCCGGACGCCGTGCGGGCCCGAATGTCCTGACGGGCGGCCGTCGGCAGGCGAGAGGAGGCGGCGACCATGACACGGACACCTCCCACGACGGTGGCACGGGTGCGGCTGTGGCGGTGGCGGCCCAACA is a genomic window of Streptomyces griseochromogenes containing:
- a CDS encoding sensor histidine kinase; this translates as MTKEKAPVVTPERDDPRALTVVMHTAFFVLLAASLTRYLARHADGPRTPWIIGLSVLLATLYVLGPALGPRPAPRRLTWLGVVVATWALLVVLAPSFAWCAVPLFYTGLRTLPPRAAIPLVALLTALAVAAQLSLAGWPDPNVLLAPPAVAAVATTVHVVMQRQSARRDALITDLVRTRRELAATERREGTLAERERLAREIHDTLAQGLSSQRMLLQAADRLWDSAPDTARDHVRSAAAIAERSLAEARRFVHDLTPADLAEGGGLLQALHTIAERETTTTLTVRVHTEGTPPAALPASVESALLRIAQGALANVREHAAATTATLTLTCLDDQIVLDVTDDGRGFDPATAPAAGERGHGLPAIRARLRQLGGTLTIESAPGEGTALSAAIPLEPR
- a CDS encoding response regulator; the protein is MTGTTGGNPVRILVCDDHAVVRAGLLALLHSAPDIEVVGEAGSGEEALALARRTRPDVVLMDLQLGSGMDGAETTRRLRALAPAPYVLVLTTYDTDADVTRAIEAGATGYLLKAERAEDLFTAIHASAQGRPALSPPVADRVLARLRSPRPALTPREREILAHLSQGLSNHAIARALYISEATVKTHLRRIYDKLGVDTRAGAVAVAKEQRLLP
- a CDS encoding universal stress protein: MDRDVAMPRIVVGVDGSPSSYAALRWAVRYAGLVGGSVDAVVAWELPGLQGWSGPAVDMDVDEDDARERMRQELADVLGEGTARSVTTHVVHGNPADVLLRAAEGAEVLVVGSRGRGGFTRALLGSTSQHVSQHASCPVVIVRADHT
- a CDS encoding BON domain-containing protein yields the protein MRIEVHDGVVTLTGRVRETAPVPLAVRPARAVAGATDVRRAPPGPPRHPDLPDAVRARMS